One Nonomuraea angiospora DNA segment encodes these proteins:
- a CDS encoding aminotransferase-like domain-containing protein, whose amino-acid sequence MTPRRWAVTGELDHGQAPATQGSRIDAYVDRYAARATGMVASEIRALFAVASRPEVVSLAGGMPYVTALPLDMVGELVSDLVTKRGPVALQYGSGQGDPHLREQICDVMRLEGIHAGADDVVVTVGSQQALDLITRIFIDPGDVVLAEGPSYVGALGTFAAYQAKVVHIAMDDQGIVPESLAQTIYALETAGAPIKFLYTIPTFHNPGGVTLNIARRQQVLDICQRAGVLIIEDNPYGLLGFDGEPMRALRADNPDGVVYLGSFSKTLAPGFRVGWALAPHAIRDKLVLAMESAVLSHSSFTQLAVGQYLATQPWREQIKTFRELYRERRDALLDALEALMPPEVTWTRPAGGFFVWATLPEGLDSKAILPRAVAERVAFVPGTGFFSDGSGARHMRLSYCFPEPDRIREGVRRLAGVIDQEMQLRDTFGTSSARDHQGVDTPGPDLA is encoded by the coding sequence ATGACACCTAGGAGGTGGGCCGTGACAGGAGAGCTGGATCACGGTCAGGCACCCGCGACCCAAGGGTCGCGCATCGACGCTTACGTCGATCGGTACGCCGCGCGAGCTACCGGGATGGTCGCCTCCGAGATCCGAGCTCTTTTCGCCGTCGCGTCGAGGCCCGAGGTGGTCTCGCTCGCGGGCGGCATGCCGTACGTCACGGCTCTTCCCCTCGACATGGTCGGCGAGCTGGTCTCCGACCTCGTCACCAAGCGCGGCCCCGTCGCGCTCCAGTACGGTTCCGGCCAGGGCGACCCGCACCTGCGTGAGCAGATCTGCGACGTCATGCGGCTGGAGGGGATCCACGCCGGGGCGGACGACGTGGTCGTCACCGTCGGTTCGCAACAGGCCCTCGACCTGATCACCCGGATCTTCATCGACCCGGGCGACGTGGTGCTCGCCGAGGGACCCTCGTACGTGGGGGCGCTGGGTACATTCGCCGCCTATCAGGCCAAGGTCGTCCACATCGCCATGGACGATCAGGGCATCGTGCCCGAATCCCTCGCCCAGACCATCTACGCGCTGGAGACGGCCGGGGCGCCCATCAAGTTCCTCTACACGATCCCGACCTTCCACAATCCGGGCGGCGTCACCCTGAACATCGCCCGGCGGCAGCAGGTGCTCGACATCTGCCAGCGGGCCGGGGTGCTGATCATCGAGGACAACCCGTACGGGCTGCTCGGCTTCGACGGGGAGCCCATGCGCGCCCTGCGGGCCGACAACCCCGACGGCGTGGTCTACCTGGGGTCGTTCTCCAAGACGCTCGCCCCCGGCTTCCGCGTCGGCTGGGCACTGGCCCCGCACGCCATCCGCGACAAACTCGTGCTGGCCATGGAGTCGGCCGTGCTGTCGCACTCCTCGTTCACCCAGCTCGCCGTGGGCCAATACCTCGCCACGCAGCCATGGCGGGAACAGATCAAAACGTTCAGGGAGCTCTACCGCGAGCGCCGCGACGCGCTCCTGGACGCGCTCGAAGCCCTGATGCCGCCCGAGGTCACCTGGACCAGACCCGCGGGCGGCTTCTTCGTGTGGGCGACCCTTCCCGAGGGGCTCGACTCGAAGGCCATCCTGCCGCGGGCGGTGGCCGAGCGGGTGGCGTTCGTACCGGGGACCGGGTTCTTCTCGGACGGGAGCGGGGCGCGGCACATGCGGCTCTCGTACTGCTTCCCCGAGCCGGACCGGATCCGGGAGGGCGTGCGGCGGCTGGCCGGCGTGATCGATCAGGAGATGCAGCTGAGGGACACGTTCGGCACCAGCTCGGCCCGCGACCACCAGGGCGTCGACACCCCCGGCCCCGACCTGGCCTGA